From Marivirga harenae, one genomic window encodes:
- a CDS encoding RNA methyltransferase, whose protein sequence is MLTKTHTKFIKSLQLKKFRQKEGLFIVEGAKNTLELLNSSCKIKDLIVTEAFLKKFQLELNNAKVEPIIIKEKELRGLGTFQSNTDALVVAHDQMPPTYKSKGFDLVLDDIRDPGNLGTIIRLADWYGIKNIICSATTAEFYNPKVISASMGSIFRTYLYRRDLKEFLAENSSRKIYGALLEGKNVHQVNFDTNGLLIIGNESHGIDSELISFIADKITIPRIGKAESLNAAMATAIICDNVFRNQ, encoded by the coding sequence ATGCTTACTAAGACTCATACAAAGTTCATCAAATCTCTTCAATTAAAGAAATTCCGGCAGAAAGAAGGGCTATTTATAGTTGAAGGAGCCAAAAATACCCTTGAATTATTAAATTCTTCCTGTAAAATAAAAGATTTAATTGTTACAGAAGCTTTTTTGAAAAAGTTTCAACTAGAACTCAATAATGCAAAGGTCGAACCAATTATTATAAAAGAAAAAGAATTAAGAGGTTTAGGAACATTTCAAAGCAATACTGATGCACTAGTGGTGGCACATGATCAAATGCCTCCAACATACAAATCCAAGGGCTTTGATTTAGTATTAGATGACATAAGAGACCCAGGAAATTTAGGCACTATTATCAGATTAGCAGATTGGTACGGCATCAAAAACATTATTTGCTCCGCAACCACAGCGGAATTTTACAACCCAAAAGTGATTAGCGCTTCCATGGGTTCCATTTTCAGGACTTATTTGTATCGAAGAGATTTGAAAGAATTCTTAGCTGAAAATAGTAGTAGAAAGATTTATGGTGCTTTATTGGAAGGAAAAAATGTACATCAAGTTAATTTTGACACAAATGGACTTCTGATAATTGGGAATGAATCACACGGAATTGATTCAGAACTTATTTCATTTATTGCAGATAAGATCACCATTCCAAGAATTGGAAAAGCTGAATCATTGAATGCCGCAATGGCTACTGCTATAATTTGTGATAATGTTTTTAGAAATCAGTAG
- a CDS encoding BamA/TamA family outer membrane protein, whose amino-acid sequence MNIKLIKSFLLSSIIFFTSCVGTSYLKNDEKLLFKQKIKGNENISSDRLENLYNQKANSRILLLPISPYVALYETGLQYYDPEEIQVEKEVVLEELQGKITEAREAEKFNKATRLERKLNKKNDKFSTLLEDGNLFMRWGEPLAIFDSSATKQTKNQIQLFLESKGFFDAEVGYEVKYKGIKNKRANVTYNIAERESYIIDTIIYNTGGNKVMMSVLVGGKRNSLIKAGDIYDQSKLTAERERIENIMKNNGYYTFSRQFVEYNVYRDPDTTNLALEIIINKPQDAKNHKRYKLDKVNFTTDVNTQVGGANRTEEKVNSINYFYYDYSYRKKILDQRVFIRPNEFYSLEKTLNTQRQLANLDMFRFVNIKYDTAGGDFVANIFTSPLDKFQLSNEIGVNVNVTFGLPGPFYNVSLKNRNPFKGAEVMELSGRLGFEGVANISDQTDVTTATEARANLSFTFPHFLFPLGTQLKSRFALLNPKTKTGLGFNFTDRPEYVRSNLNGSFGYSWQNKMRWIFDLTVSDINLIESDLQEEFIRALEEQTTFGRQLSRSFLPSFVSSSSITISKNFNNYGQAQSRASFIKFFGETGGNLLNINAIGEQVNQSSLEYFQFIKASLDYRTYIPYGKKSTFAYRFNVGFAKPYGEFSQDVLPYEKYYFAGGSNSIRAWAPRRLGPGSFVDTDDEGNFLYNIERPGEIIFETSVEVRRNLINFLDGAFFIDAGNVWSFSDNDEPGSDFQWDRFYNEIAIGTGVGLRVDFSFLILRFDFAFKLYDPARDSGDRWTISEWNLGTRSNYGPALNIGIGYPF is encoded by the coding sequence TTGAATATAAAATTAATAAAATCCTTTCTGCTGAGCAGTATCATTTTTTTCACTTCTTGTGTGGGCACAAGCTATTTGAAAAATGATGAGAAACTTCTCTTTAAACAGAAAATTAAAGGTAATGAAAATATTTCTTCCGATCGACTGGAAAATTTATACAATCAGAAAGCAAACAGTCGAATTCTATTATTGCCTATTTCACCTTATGTAGCCTTATACGAAACTGGACTGCAGTATTATGACCCCGAAGAAATCCAAGTAGAAAAAGAAGTTGTGCTAGAGGAATTGCAGGGGAAGATCACCGAAGCGCGAGAAGCTGAGAAATTCAATAAAGCCACTCGATTAGAAAGAAAATTAAATAAAAAGAACGATAAGTTTTCAACGCTTTTAGAAGATGGTAATCTTTTTATGAGGTGGGGAGAGCCTTTGGCAATTTTTGATTCTTCGGCTACTAAGCAAACGAAAAATCAAATTCAACTTTTCTTGGAATCTAAAGGCTTTTTTGATGCAGAAGTTGGCTATGAAGTGAAATATAAGGGAATAAAAAATAAGAGAGCAAATGTAACTTATAATATAGCTGAAAGAGAATCCTATATTATAGATACTATTATTTATAATACCGGAGGTAATAAAGTAATGATGAGTGTTTTGGTAGGTGGGAAAAGAAATAGTTTGATAAAAGCTGGTGACATTTACGACCAAAGTAAATTGACCGCGGAAAGGGAGAGAATAGAAAACATTATGAAAAATAATGGATATTATACTTTTTCTAGACAATTTGTGGAGTACAACGTTTATCGCGACCCAGACACCACTAATTTAGCATTAGAAATAATCATTAATAAACCTCAAGATGCTAAAAATCATAAGCGATACAAATTAGATAAAGTCAATTTCACTACTGACGTAAACACGCAAGTAGGTGGAGCTAATAGGACTGAAGAAAAGGTCAATTCTATCAATTATTTTTACTATGATTATTCTTATCGAAAGAAGATTCTTGATCAGAGAGTCTTCATTAGGCCAAATGAATTTTATAGCCTAGAAAAGACACTTAATACGCAGCGCCAATTAGCCAATTTAGATATGTTCCGCTTTGTGAATATTAAGTACGATACAGCGGGAGGCGACTTTGTAGCTAACATATTTACAAGTCCTTTAGATAAATTTCAGTTGAGCAATGAAATTGGAGTCAATGTTAACGTGACCTTTGGATTGCCTGGGCCTTTTTATAATGTTTCCTTAAAGAACAGAAACCCTTTTAAAGGAGCAGAAGTTATGGAGCTATCAGGGAGATTAGGGTTTGAAGGAGTAGCCAATATTTCAGATCAGACCGATGTGACTACTGCCACTGAAGCTAGGGCAAATTTGTCATTTACATTTCCTCATTTTTTATTTCCTCTTGGGACTCAGCTCAAGTCTAGATTTGCTTTATTGAATCCTAAGACCAAAACTGGTTTAGGTTTCAATTTCACAGATAGACCAGAGTATGTAAGAAGCAATTTAAATGGATCATTTGGTTATTCTTGGCAAAATAAAATGCGATGGATTTTTGATTTGACTGTATCTGATATAAATCTTATAGAGTCAGATTTACAAGAGGAATTTATTAGGGCTTTAGAAGAGCAAACTACTTTTGGCAGACAGCTAAGTAGGTCGTTTTTGCCTTCATTTGTTTCAAGCAGCTCAATTACTATTTCCAAAAATTTCAATAACTATGGCCAAGCCCAAAGTAGAGCTAGTTTTATTAAATTCTTTGGTGAAACCGGGGGTAATTTATTGAATATTAATGCTATCGGAGAGCAAGTTAATCAATCATCATTGGAGTATTTCCAGTTTATTAAAGCTTCCTTAGATTATAGGACCTATATACCTTATGGAAAGAAAAGTACGTTTGCCTACCGCTTTAATGTGGGTTTTGCGAAACCCTATGGAGAGTTTTCACAAGATGTTTTACCTTATGAGAAATATTATTTTGCTGGGGGTAGTAACAGTATTCGGGCTTGGGCACCTAGGAGGTTGGGGCCGGGAAGTTTTGTTGATACAGATGATGAAGGGAATTTTTTATATAACATCGAGCGACCAGGAGAAATAATTTTCGAAACCAGTGTAGAAGTAAGAAGAAACTTGATCAACTTTTTGGATGGTGCTTTCTTTATTGATGCAGGAAATGTATGGTCTTTTTCAGATAATGATGAGCCTGGTAGTGATTTTCAATGGGATAGGTTTTATAACGAAATAGCAATTGGAACAGGAGTAGGATTACGAGTCGATTTTTCGTTCCTAATATTACGATTTGATTTTGCTTTCAAATTGTACGATCCTGCAAGAGATTCGGGAGACAGGTGGACCATAAGCGAATGGAACTTGGGGACAAGGTCAAATTACGGGCCAGCACTCAACATTGGAATTGGTTACCCCTTTTGA
- a CDS encoding DUF4199 domain-containing protein → MRKDSIEYNGLLGGILVFIGLTAYFLIMNAIGLEHNLELRALNIIIMGAGVFFSIKSIKKKNENFDYFKGIGTGMLTAVSSSLAFAIFIFIYLLSNPEFLQEIKEVEPFGNYLNAFLISFIIIMEGAGSGFFLSFGIMQWYKKRTPEWFLKEQKNSKESK, encoded by the coding sequence ATGAGAAAAGATTCAATTGAATACAACGGACTTTTAGGTGGGATACTGGTTTTCATTGGACTTACAGCTTATTTTTTGATTATGAATGCTATTGGGTTAGAACATAATTTAGAGCTTCGCGCTTTAAACATCATCATCATGGGAGCTGGGGTTTTCTTCTCCATCAAATCAATTAAAAAAAAGAACGAGAACTTCGACTATTTTAAAGGGATTGGCACTGGTATGTTGACAGCTGTCAGTTCATCATTGGCATTTGCTATTTTCATTTTCATATACTTACTATCAAACCCCGAATTTTTGCAGGAAATAAAAGAAGTTGAGCCATTCGGCAATTACCTTAATGCCTTTCTTATTTCATTTATTATCATAATGGAAGGTGCTGGATCAGGTTTTTTTCTCAGCTTTGGCATTATGCAATGGTATAAAAAAAGAACACCTGAATGGTTTTTAAAAGAGCAAAAAAACAGTAAAGAAAGCAAGTGA
- the cmk gene encoding (d)CMP kinase — protein MRKIVIAIDGFSACGKSSTAKEVASQLGYSYIDSGAMYRAVTLYFHQNYVNIDNSKEIVKAIEEIKISFQFNERRASSETYLNGLNVEEEIRKMYISNKVSEVSAIPEVRRNMVSQQRKLGKKKGVVMDGRDIGSNVFPDAELKIFMKADLAVRAERRQKELLEKDQLIPIPEIEENLLARDKMDSERKENPLIVPEDAYILDSSEITLPEQVEYVLQLATEKMIKYDG, from the coding sequence ATGCGCAAAATAGTAATAGCCATAGATGGATTTTCAGCTTGCGGGAAAAGCAGTACTGCCAAGGAAGTGGCAAGTCAGCTAGGGTATAGTTACATTGACTCAGGTGCTATGTACAGAGCAGTGACTTTGTATTTTCATCAGAACTACGTGAACATTGATAATTCAAAGGAAATAGTAAAAGCGATTGAAGAAATCAAGATTTCATTTCAATTTAATGAACGAAGAGCTTCTAGTGAAACTTATTTGAATGGGTTAAACGTTGAGGAGGAGATAAGGAAAATGTATATCTCAAATAAAGTTAGCGAGGTGAGTGCCATACCTGAAGTAAGAAGAAATATGGTCAGCCAGCAGCGAAAATTGGGGAAGAAAAAAGGAGTAGTGATGGATGGCAGAGATATTGGTTCCAATGTTTTTCCAGATGCGGAATTAAAAATCTTTATGAAAGCTGACTTGGCCGTTAGGGCTGAAAGAAGGCAAAAAGAATTATTGGAAAAAGATCAGTTAATTCCTATCCCAGAAATAGAAGAAAACTTATTGGCACGAGATAAAATGGATTCGGAAAGAAAGGAAAATCCATTGATAGTTCCTGAGGATGCTTATATTTTAGATTCAAGCGAAATTACTTTGCCGGAGCAAGTAGAATATGTCTTGCAATTGGCGACAGAAAAAATGATTAAATATGATGGGTAA
- a CDS encoding 4-hydroxy-3-methylbut-2-enyl diphosphate reductase: MMGNLKVTIDHDSGYCFGVEYAIRMAEDAMEEAGKLYCLGDIVHNDMEVKRLYEKGLRVINYEDLKDLQDCKVLIRAHGEPPETYRIAMENNIELIDASCPVVLKLQNRVKNAHDKMCSDNGQIVIYGKKGHAEVTGLDGQTNGNAIIVMDDSDLEKIDFSRPVTLFSQTTKSTKGFYDIKKKIEDRLKIQQAAEEGQAATLNANDSICRQVSNREPKLLEFSKQHDVILFVSGKKSSNGKALYQVCKSQNSNSYFIESEEELNLSWFEGIERVGICGATSTPMWLMEKVKNFVENIEHESLVSC; encoded by the coding sequence ATGATGGGTAATTTAAAAGTAACCATAGATCACGATTCCGGATATTGTTTTGGTGTAGAGTATGCCATACGTATGGCAGAAGATGCAATGGAAGAGGCCGGAAAATTATATTGCTTGGGTGATATAGTCCATAATGATATGGAAGTCAAAAGGCTATATGAAAAAGGGCTAAGAGTCATCAATTACGAAGATTTAAAGGATTTGCAAGACTGTAAGGTTTTAATTAGGGCACATGGCGAGCCTCCGGAAACCTACAGGATTGCAATGGAGAACAATATTGAACTTATTGATGCCAGTTGCCCTGTAGTACTAAAATTACAGAACAGAGTAAAAAATGCACACGATAAAATGTGTTCAGACAACGGACAGATTGTTATTTATGGTAAAAAAGGTCATGCGGAAGTGACTGGTTTGGATGGGCAAACCAATGGAAATGCTATCATAGTAATGGATGACTCAGATTTGGAGAAAATAGATTTTAGTAGGCCTGTAACACTGTTTAGCCAAACTACTAAAAGTACCAAGGGCTTTTATGATATCAAAAAGAAAATTGAAGATAGACTTAAAATACAACAGGCTGCAGAGGAAGGACAAGCCGCCACTCTGAATGCTAATGATAGTATTTGCAGGCAGGTTTCTAACAGAGAACCAAAATTGTTAGAGTTTTCAAAACAGCATGATGTAATACTGTTCGTAAGTGGTAAAAAGAGCTCCAACGGTAAGGCTTTATATCAGGTTTGTAAATCTCAAAATTCAAATAGTTACTTTATTGAAAGCGAAGAGGAGTTGAATCTAAGTTGGTTTGAAGGTATAGAGAGGGTAGGGATTTGCGGAGCAACTTCTACACCAATGTGGCTAATGGAAAAAGTAAAAAATTTTGTGGAAAATATTGAACACGAAAGCCTTGTAAGCTGTTAA
- a CDS encoding Na(+)-translocating NADH-quinone reductase subunit A, with protein MSHTIKLKKGFDINLAGKAENKVSNAPKPETFAIKPTDFPAITRPKLLVEEGDSVKAGTPLIYDKMAPDVLYCSPVSGEVAEIKRGEKRKLLELRILADKENDFEDFGKHSKSDIKSLEVEKAKELMLKSGVWPNIIQRPYGIVANPEDAPKAIFISAFDTHPLAPDYNFIYKDEEESFAAGLEIIKKFTEGKVHINISEDKEMLKMFSQAEGVQINKFSGKHPSGNVGVQIHHIDPISKGDIAWTVKPYGVIQIGKLFLNGKYDASKKVALTGSEVKDPQYYQTYVGASIKNIIKDNISGDHVRYISGNPLTGERIDAEGYLGYYDEQITVVPEGDFEELLGWIKPTTSKLSFHRAIGLLSFLNKKKEYVLNTNTNGEERAFVMTGEFEKVLPMDILPNYLFKAIMAEDFDEMEALGIFELIEEDVALCEFIDVSKHELQAILRKGINLMING; from the coding sequence ATGTCTCATACCATTAAACTTAAAAAAGGTTTTGATATAAACTTGGCTGGTAAAGCTGAGAACAAAGTATCAAATGCACCTAAACCAGAAACATTCGCAATTAAACCAACTGATTTCCCGGCAATCACAAGGCCCAAGTTATTAGTAGAAGAAGGTGACTCTGTTAAAGCGGGTACTCCTCTTATCTATGATAAAATGGCTCCTGATGTATTGTACTGCTCTCCCGTTAGTGGAGAAGTAGCCGAAATTAAGAGAGGGGAAAAGCGAAAGTTATTAGAATTAAGGATTTTAGCTGATAAGGAAAATGATTTTGAAGATTTTGGAAAGCATTCGAAATCGGATATTAAATCATTGGAGGTTGAAAAAGCTAAGGAGTTAATGCTTAAAAGCGGGGTTTGGCCTAATATTATTCAAAGACCATATGGTATAGTGGCAAATCCTGAAGATGCACCAAAAGCAATTTTTATATCAGCTTTTGATACTCATCCACTAGCACCAGATTATAACTTTATATACAAAGACGAAGAAGAATCTTTTGCTGCAGGTTTAGAAATCATCAAAAAATTTACTGAAGGTAAGGTTCATATTAACATTTCTGAGGATAAAGAAATGCTAAAAATGTTCAGCCAAGCTGAAGGTGTTCAAATTAATAAATTTTCTGGTAAACATCCATCTGGTAATGTAGGGGTACAGATTCACCATATCGATCCAATAAGCAAAGGAGATATTGCATGGACAGTAAAGCCATATGGAGTAATCCAAATAGGAAAACTGTTCTTAAATGGAAAGTATGATGCTTCTAAGAAAGTGGCATTGACAGGGTCAGAGGTTAAGGATCCTCAGTATTATCAAACCTACGTTGGTGCTTCAATTAAAAATATTATAAAAGATAATATTTCTGGAGATCATGTGAGATATATTTCAGGAAATCCGTTGACTGGGGAACGAATTGATGCCGAAGGTTATTTAGGGTACTATGATGAGCAGATCACTGTTGTGCCTGAAGGAGATTTTGAAGAATTATTGGGATGGATTAAACCAACCACTTCGAAATTAAGTTTTCACAGGGCGATTGGCTTATTGTCTTTCTTGAACAAAAAGAAAGAGTATGTATTAAATACCAATACAAACGGTGAAGAAAGAGCTTTCGTAATGACAGGAGAATTTGAAAAAGTTTTACCTATGGATATTCTGCCTAATTATTTGTTTAAAGCTATAATGGCAGAAGATTTTGACGAAATGGAGGCATTAGGGATCTTCGAATTGATAGAAGAAGACGTTGCCTTATGTGAATTCATTGATGTTTCCAAACATGAGCTTCAAGCCATTTTGAGAAAAGGAATCAATTTAATGATAAATGGATAA
- a CDS encoding NADH:ubiquinone reductase (Na(+)-transporting) subunit B, with protein sequence MNPIQKFFDKIEPLFEKGGKYEKYYTLYEGHRTILFRPKLVTGQKGVQVRDANDLKRTMITVVIAMIPCLLFGIWNIGHQHFLALGETATFIQKIGIGAIQVIPIVIVSYAVGLGTEFAICVIRNHPVNEGYLVTGMLIALIMPPSIPLWQVALATVFAVIIAKEVFGGTGMNVLNVALTARAFLYFAYPTDISGEVWTYLGDAAPIDGYSGATALAVAYDTALNGTGTVVSSFSSYWAEGMYTFKNMFLGAIPGSIGETSTLMVLIGALILIATGVGSWKIIFSVFAGAWLMGLGFNAIGYNAFMDMPAHYHLVIGGLAFGAVFMATDPVSAAHTETGKWIYGFLIGILTVIIRVVNPAYPEGIMLAILLMNVFAPLIDHYVVESNKKRRLKRATV encoded by the coding sequence ATGAATCCAATACAAAAATTCTTCGATAAAATTGAACCTCTTTTTGAGAAAGGGGGGAAATACGAGAAGTACTATACGTTGTACGAAGGGCACCGTACAATTCTTTTCAGACCTAAATTAGTTACAGGACAGAAAGGGGTGCAAGTACGAGATGCTAACGATTTGAAGAGAACCATGATTACGGTGGTGATTGCTATGATTCCTTGTTTACTATTTGGAATCTGGAATATCGGTCATCAGCATTTTTTAGCACTAGGCGAAACGGCCACTTTTATCCAAAAAATAGGAATTGGAGCTATTCAGGTTATTCCAATCGTAATTGTTTCTTATGCAGTAGGACTTGGGACGGAATTTGCAATTTGTGTAATACGAAACCACCCTGTAAATGAAGGCTACCTCGTTACAGGTATGTTAATTGCACTTATTATGCCACCTAGTATTCCACTTTGGCAAGTTGCATTAGCTACTGTTTTTGCTGTAATCATTGCAAAAGAAGTTTTTGGCGGAACAGGTATGAATGTGTTAAACGTTGCTTTAACAGCGAGAGCATTCTTATATTTTGCTTACCCGACTGACATTTCTGGAGAGGTTTGGACCTACTTAGGTGATGCCGCTCCAATTGATGGATATTCTGGAGCAACTGCTTTAGCTGTTGCTTATGATACTGCTTTAAATGGCACCGGTACAGTAGTTAGTTCTTTTTCTAGCTATTGGGCGGAAGGAATGTACACCTTTAAAAATATGTTTTTGGGGGCAATACCAGGGTCAATTGGTGAGACTTCTACTCTTATGGTCTTAATTGGTGCATTGATCTTGATCGCAACCGGAGTTGGTAGTTGGAAAATTATTTTCAGCGTCTTCGCAGGTGCTTGGTTGATGGGATTAGGCTTTAACGCGATCGGATATAATGCTTTTATGGATATGCCAGCGCATTATCATTTGGTAATTGGTGGTTTGGCATTTGGAGCCGTGTTTATGGCTACAGATCCTGTTTCAGCTGCTCATACGGAAACAGGGAAATGGATATACGGATTCTTGATTGGAATCTTAACAGTGATAATCAGGGTTGTAAATCCAGCTTATCCAGAAGGAATTATGCTTGCCATTCTTTTAATGAATGTGTTTGCTCCGTTAATTGATCATTATGTTGTTGAATCTAATAAAAAGAGGAGGTTAAAACGTGCGACAGTCTAA
- the nqrC gene encoding NADH:ubiquinone reductase (Na(+)-transporting) subunit C yields the protein MRQSNYYVILFSVILTVVLGGLLAATSVGLGPIQQKSIELDTKKQILGAVLEVTSEMDVIETYGKVIKSEVTDYEGNVVTEDEEGKKMIAENVSVEKQYKKAPEERLYPVFKYYGKDGGEEIESYILPVYGSGLWDNIWGYIALDTEGKVIKGAVFAHAGETPGLGARITEDAVQARFEGKELYNDQGELVSVKMLKGESNPESKLDEHHVDGMSGATITGNGLNDMLENYFKHYQSYFNKKGATATL from the coding sequence GTGCGACAGTCTAATTATTATGTAATATTATTCTCCGTCATACTTACAGTAGTATTAGGCGGATTGTTGGCAGCCACTTCAGTTGGCTTGGGCCCAATTCAGCAAAAGTCAATCGAATTGGACACTAAAAAGCAAATTTTAGGTGCAGTTCTGGAAGTGACTTCAGAAATGGATGTAATTGAGACTTACGGTAAAGTGATTAAATCGGAAGTGACGGACTACGAAGGTAATGTGGTTACTGAAGATGAAGAAGGGAAAAAAATGATTGCTGAAAACGTAAGTGTTGAAAAGCAATACAAAAAAGCTCCGGAAGAAAGACTTTACCCTGTATTTAAATATTACGGTAAAGATGGTGGGGAAGAAATTGAATCTTATATCCTTCCAGTTTATGGTAGTGGCCTTTGGGATAATATTTGGGGGTACATTGCTCTAGATACTGAAGGTAAAGTGATAAAAGGTGCTGTTTTTGCACATGCAGGTGAAACTCCAGGACTAGGTGCAAGAATTACTGAGGATGCCGTACAAGCTAGATTTGAAGGGAAAGAATTATACAACGACCAAGGAGAGTTAGTGTCTGTTAAAATGTTGAAAGGAGAAAGTAATCCTGAAAGCAAATTAGATGAGCATCATGTTGATGGGATGTCTGGTGCGACAATAACAGGTAATGGTTTAAATGATATGTTAGAGAATTATTTCAAGCATTACCAGTCTTATTTTAACAAAAAAGGTGCTACTGCCACTTTATAA
- a CDS encoding NADH:ubiquinone reductase (Na(+)-transporting) subunit D has product MSTETVDKPVKQESEALLSKRRKKIVTDPLNDDNPITIQVLGICSALAVTTQMKPTMVMSIAVIFVIVFSNLIISLLRKLIPNRVRIIVQLAVIATLVTLVNEVLQAFAYDMYKELSVFVGLIITNCIIMGRLEAFALGNKPYDSILDGLGSGLGYAWIILAVAFFRELFGSGAIFGFEVFEAIGFSKDGWVGMDYQANGIMVTPVGAFFILGLIIWVQRNKTGYVEN; this is encoded by the coding sequence ATGAGTACAGAAACTGTAGATAAACCAGTAAAACAGGAGTCAGAAGCGTTACTTTCCAAAAGAAGAAAGAAGATTGTAACCGACCCGTTAAATGATGATAATCCGATTACCATTCAGGTTTTAGGGATTTGTTCTGCTCTTGCGGTAACTACCCAGATGAAACCAACTATGGTGATGTCAATAGCGGTAATTTTCGTTATCGTTTTTTCAAACTTGATCATCTCTTTATTAAGAAAGTTAATACCAAACCGTGTTAGAATTATTGTTCAGTTAGCTGTAATTGCAACTTTAGTAACATTGGTAAATGAAGTATTGCAGGCATTTGCTTACGATATGTACAAAGAGCTAAGTGTATTCGTGGGATTGATTATTACTAACTGTATTATTATGGGTCGTTTGGAGGCCTTTGCTCTAGGTAATAAGCCTTACGATTCAATTCTTGATGGATTGGGGAGTGGCTTAGGTTATGCATGGATCATTTTAGCTGTTGCCTTTTTTAGAGAACTGTTTGGATCTGGTGCAATATTTGGATTTGAGGTTTTTGAGGCAATCGGTTTCTCAAAAGATGGCTGGGTAGGTATGGACTATCAAGCTAATGGTATAATGGTAACTCCTGTAGGGGCCTTCTTTATACTAGGTCTCATTATTTGGGTTCAAAGAAATAAAACAGGATACGTAGAAAATTAA
- the nqrE gene encoding NADH:ubiquinone reductase (Na(+)-transporting) subunit E: MDLINLGIKSIFIENMVFAYFLGMCSFLAVSKKVSTAFGLGLAVVFVLTITVPTNWLLSEFILNEGALTWLSKDLATVDLSFLSFIMYIAVIASMVQLVEMVIEKTSPALYGSLGIFLPLIAVNCAILGSSLFMDQREYGLAESAVYGFSSGIGWFLAIIALAAIRERLKYSNVPDGLKGLGITMLITGLMGIAFMSFMGISI; this comes from the coding sequence ATGGATTTAATTAATTTAGGAATAAAATCAATTTTTATAGAGAACATGGTATTTGCCTACTTTTTGGGTATGTGTTCTTTTTTGGCGGTTTCTAAGAAGGTAAGTACTGCTTTCGGATTAGGATTAGCTGTTGTTTTCGTATTGACAATTACAGTTCCAACAAACTGGTTGTTGAGCGAATTCATATTGAATGAAGGGGCATTAACTTGGTTAAGTAAAGATCTGGCAACAGTTGACTTAAGCTTTCTAAGCTTTATCATGTACATTGCCGTTATTGCTTCAATGGTTCAATTGGTAGAAATGGTTATTGAAAAAACTTCTCCTGCCTTATACGGCTCATTAGGTATTTTCCTTCCTCTTATTGCAGTGAACTGTGCTATTCTTGGCTCTTCATTATTTATGGACCAGAGAGAATATGGCTTAGCAGAATCAGCGGTTTACGGATTTTCATCAGGAATTGGATGGTTTTTAGCTATTATAGCATTAGCAGCAATTAGAGAGAGACTGAAGTACTCTAATGTACCTGATGGCTTGAAAGGATTAGGTATAACAATGCTGATTACAGGACTGATGGGTATTGCATTTATGTCCTTCATGGGGATTTCAATATAA
- a CDS encoding DUF502 domain-containing protein, protein MRQKIITKIAAYFFRGLLFVAPIAFTILVIQAVFTWLDGLLPVNIPGLGILILASAIIGVGYLGSTYFMKPFFELFEQFITKVPLLSLIYNSIKDLIGAFVGDKKKFNQPVMVQFDEAGKIFKPGFITQSELEKVKMQGFCSVYMPHSYNFSGNILVVKNELVHEWNVNSTNAMKFIVSGGVSGIDDM, encoded by the coding sequence ATGCGACAAAAGATTATTACTAAAATTGCTGCTTATTTTTTTAGAGGCTTACTTTTTGTAGCTCCAATAGCTTTTACGATTTTAGTTATTCAAGCCGTTTTTACATGGCTTGATGGTTTGCTTCCAGTAAATATACCTGGTCTTGGTATTCTAATTTTAGCCTCTGCAATAATTGGGGTTGGTTACTTAGGTTCTACCTATTTCATGAAGCCCTTCTTTGAGTTGTTTGAACAGTTTATCACCAAAGTACCTCTGCTAAGTTTGATTTACAACTCTATAAAAGATTTAATTGGTGCTTTCGTAGGCGATAAAAAGAAATTTAATCAACCCGTGATGGTGCAGTTTGACGAGGCTGGAAAAATATTTAAGCCTGGCTTCATTACTCAAAGTGAATTAGAAAAGGTAAAGATGCAGGGTTTCTGCTCTGTGTATATGCCACATTCATATAACTTTTCAGGGAATATTTTAGTAGTTAAAAATGAATTAGTTCATGAATGGAATGTCAATAGTACCAATGCAATGAAATTTATTGTTTCCGGTGGTGTTAGTGGTATTGACGATATGTAA